One stretch of Odocoileus virginianus isolate 20LAN1187 ecotype Illinois chromosome 26, Ovbor_1.2, whole genome shotgun sequence DNA includes these proteins:
- the SPATA12 gene encoding LOW QUALITY PROTEIN: spermatogenesis-associated protein 12 (The sequence of the model RefSeq protein was modified relative to this genomic sequence to represent the inferred CDS: inserted 1 base in 1 codon; substituted 1 base at 1 genomic stop codon): MSSSALKTCAXTLEKPGDTWDMQVITSCSLVPPWPPETLSPQGTKWLSGTRHSRSDXLAFTEGCYVSSFPTVQSNTHTHTAITNENPASSPRGSCSLPRQQIQEHHCPRSHPLERKETSLLVNQKRTQC; encoded by the exons atgtccagttctgcCCTGAAAACCTGTG TCACCTTGGAAAAGCCAGGAGACACCTGGGACATGCAAGTGATCACCTCCTGTAGCCTTGTTCCTCCATGGCCACCAGAGACCCTGTCCCCACAGGGGACCAAAT GGCTCAGCGGCACAAGGCACAGCCGTTCAGATTAACTGGCATTTACTGAAGGCTGCTACGTTAGTTCCTTTCCCACGGTACagtccaacacacacacacacacagctataaCCAATGAGAATCCCGCATCAAGCCCCCGAGGCTCCTGCTCATTGCCCAGGCAGCAGATTCAGGAACATCACTGCCCTAGGTCCCACCCTCTGGAAAGGAAAGAGACCAGCCTCCTGGTCAACCAGAAGCGCACACAGTGCTGA